A window from Balearica regulorum gibbericeps isolate bBalReg1 chromosome 1, bBalReg1.pri, whole genome shotgun sequence encodes these proteins:
- the LOC142600025 gene encoding rheacalcin-1-like: MGPAAFLGLCLLVCLALHPSLQAVQANKCPRGWLDFRGHCYGFFGQELSWRKAEAWCRATRGGCHLASLHTPEEHRALAAFIAQRQRRGEDEEENVWIGLYHRSQAWMWVDGSKKRYSAWEGDDSPRGKRCAALEDSSGFLSWEDDSCSERKPFICKYAA, from the exons atgGGACCAGCCGCTTTcctggggctctgcctgctcgTCTGCCTGGCCCTGCACCCCTCGCTGCAAG CGGTGCAGGCGAACAAGTGCCCCCGGGGCTGGCTGGACTTCAGGGGACACTGCTACGGGTTCTTCGGGCAGGAGCTCAgctggaggaaggcagag gCCTGGTGCAGGGCCACCCGCGGGGGGTGCCACCTGGCCTCGCTGCACACCCCCGAGGAGCACCGCGCCCTCGCAGCCTTCATCGCCCAGCGCCAGCGCCGGggggaggacgaggaggagaaCGTCTGGATCGGCCTCTACCACCGG AGCCAGGCCTGGATGTGGGTGGACGGGTCCAAGAAGCGCTACTCGGCCTGGGAGGGGGACGACTCCCCCCGGGGCAAACGCTGCGCCGCGCTGGAGGACTCCTCGG gtTTCCTCTCCTGGGAGGACGATTCCTGCAGCGAGAGGAAACCCTTCATCTGCAAATACGCTGCCTAG